In Betaproteobacteria bacterium, the following proteins share a genomic window:
- a CDS encoding NADH-quinone oxidoreductase subunit B: MKEGGISDQGFVVTQVDNVLNWARTGSLWPMTFGLACCAVEMMHAGASRYDLDRFGIVFRPSPRQSDLMIVAGTLCNKMAPALRRVYDQMAEPRWVLSMGSCANGGGYYHYSYSVVRGCDRIVPVDIYVPGCPPTAEALIYGLLQLQNKIKRTHTIRRR, encoded by the coding sequence CTGAAAGAGGGCGGGATCTCCGACCAGGGCTTCGTCGTGACCCAGGTGGACAACGTGCTCAACTGGGCGCGCACGGGGTCGCTGTGGCCGATGACCTTCGGGCTGGCCTGCTGCGCCGTCGAGATGATGCACGCCGGGGCCTCGCGCTACGACCTCGACCGCTTCGGCATCGTCTTCCGCCCCAGCCCGCGCCAGTCCGACCTGATGATCGTGGCCGGCACGCTGTGCAACAAGATGGCGCCGGCGCTGCGCCGCGTGTACGACCAGATGGCCGAGCCGCGCTGGGTGCTCTCCATGGGCTCTTGCGCCAACGGCGGCGGCTATTACCACTATTCCTATTCCGTCGTGCGGGGTTGCGACCGCATCGTGCCCGTGGACATCTACGTCCCCGGTTGCCCGCCGACGGCGGAGGCGCTGATCTACGGCCTGCTGCAGTTGCAGAACAAGATCAAGCGCACCCACACGATCCGCCGCCGCTAG
- a CDS encoding NADH-quinone oxidoreductase subunit C encodes MEVAAANLVESARILRDHDSLAFSTLVDLCANDYEGFGDVPRDGPRFAVVLHLLSLRHNRRLRVRVYCPEDGFPVVDSLIDVWPSANWYEREAFDLYGVVFEGHPDLRRILTDYGFMGHPFRKDFPISGHVEMRYDPVQKRVIYQPVTIRASLARSSCASWLRAAFLRRAQAQVTPITGRPAWPRSRTTR; translated from the coding sequence GTGGAGGTGGCGGCCGCGAACCTCGTGGAGTCCGCGCGCATCCTGCGCGACCACGACTCGCTCGCGTTCTCCACGCTCGTCGACCTGTGCGCCAACGACTATGAGGGTTTCGGCGATGTCCCGCGCGATGGCCCGCGCTTCGCCGTCGTCCTGCACCTGCTCTCCCTTCGCCACAACCGGCGCCTGCGGGTGAGGGTGTACTGCCCGGAAGACGGGTTCCCCGTCGTGGATTCGCTCATCGACGTGTGGCCGTCCGCCAACTGGTACGAACGCGAGGCGTTCGACCTGTACGGCGTGGTCTTCGAAGGGCACCCGGACCTGCGCCGAATCCTCACCGACTACGGCTTCATGGGCCACCCGTTCCGCAAGGACTTTCCCATCTCCGGCCACGTCGAGATGCGCTACGACCCCGTGCAGAAGCGCGTGATTTACCAGCCGGTCACCATCAGGGCGAGCCTGGCGAGATCAAGCTGCGCGTCATGGCTCCGCGCGGCATTCCTACGGCGTGCGCAAGCGCAAGTCACCCCGATCACTGGGAGGCCAGCGTGGCCGAGATCAAGAACTACACGATGA
- a CDS encoding cupin domain-containing protein codes for MSGIGKRVVNVDELRLEHFAAAGGRFESDAVRVGPLVGAKDLGYSYDVVQPGKISCPFHSHRAEEEMFFIVKGEGTLRYGGERRKVRAGDFICCPVGGTETAHQIVNDSGTELAYISVSTMMPAEVCEYPDSGKIGAFGGSGEGRLRHMTMADAGVDYWKGE; via the coding sequence GTGAGCGGGATCGGCAAGCGCGTGGTGAACGTCGACGAGCTGCGGCTCGAGCACTTCGCCGCCGCGGGCGGCCGGTTCGAGTCCGACGCGGTGCGTGTCGGGCCGCTTGTTGGCGCGAAGGACCTGGGCTATTCCTACGACGTCGTCCAGCCCGGCAAGATCTCCTGCCCGTTCCACAGCCACCGCGCCGAGGAGGAGATGTTCTTCATCGTGAAGGGCGAGGGCACCTTGCGCTACGGGGGCGAGCGCCGCAAGGTGCGCGCCGGCGACTTCATCTGCTGCCCGGTGGGAGGCACCGAGACCGCCCACCAGATCGTGAACGACTCCGGCACCGAGCTCGCCTACATCTCCGTGAGCACCATGATGCCCGCCGAGGTGTGCGAGTACCCCGACTCCGGCAAGATCGGCGCCTTCGGTGGATCGGGAGAAGGCCGCCTGCGCCACATGACGATGGCAGACGCCGGCGTCGACTACTGGAAGGGCGAGTGA
- the nuoF gene encoding NADH-quinone oxidoreductase subunit NuoF, protein MKGLDGANWRLADYEARGGYRALRRIAEERITPEAVIAEVKKSALRGRGGAGFPTGLKWSFMPRAFTGQKYVVCNSDEGEPGTFKDRDIIRHNPHALIEGMIIGGYAIGATVGYNYIHGEIWADYLRFEEALEEARAAGYLGADILGGGFDFQLHAHHGFGAYICGEETALLESLEGKKGQPRFKPPFPASYGLYGKPTTINNTETFAAVPAIIVNGGDWFLELGKPNNGGTKIFSVSGHVNRPGNYEVRLGTPFAKLLEMAGGMRGGRSLKAVIPGGSSMPVLPAEVMMSLDMDYDSIQKAGSFLGSGAVIVMDDSTCMVKAAERLAYFYFEESCGQCTPCREGTGWLYRIIHRIENGRGRPEDLDLLLNLADNIQGRTICALGDAAAMPVRAFVKQFRAEFEHHIEHKRCLVRMGEGYSSPGTAPPQPSTSSLMGNLSP, encoded by the coding sequence ATGAAGGGCCTGGACGGCGCCAACTGGCGCCTCGCGGACTACGAGGCGAGAGGCGGCTACCGGGCGCTGCGCAGGATCGCCGAGGAAAGGATCACGCCCGAGGCGGTGATCGCGGAAGTGAAGAAGTCGGCGCTTCGCGGCCGCGGCGGCGCGGGCTTCCCCACGGGCCTCAAGTGGTCGTTCATGCCGCGCGCGTTCACCGGCCAGAAATACGTCGTCTGCAATTCGGACGAAGGCGAGCCCGGCACGTTCAAGGACCGCGACATCATCCGCCACAACCCGCACGCCCTCATCGAGGGCATGATCATCGGGGGCTACGCCATCGGCGCGACCGTCGGCTACAACTACATCCACGGCGAGATCTGGGCCGACTACCTGCGCTTCGAGGAGGCGCTGGAGGAGGCGCGGGCGGCCGGCTACCTGGGCGCGGACATCCTGGGCGGCGGCTTCGACTTCCAGCTGCACGCCCACCACGGCTTCGGCGCCTACATCTGCGGCGAGGAAACCGCGCTGCTCGAGTCGCTCGAGGGCAAGAAGGGCCAGCCGCGCTTCAAGCCGCCCTTTCCGGCGAGCTACGGCCTCTACGGCAAGCCCACGACCATCAACAACACCGAGACGTTCGCCGCGGTGCCGGCCATCATCGTGAACGGAGGCGACTGGTTCCTCGAGCTGGGCAAGCCCAACAACGGCGGCACCAAGATCTTCTCGGTCTCCGGCCACGTGAACCGCCCCGGCAACTACGAAGTCCGGCTGGGCACGCCCTTCGCGAAGCTGCTCGAGATGGCCGGCGGCATGCGCGGCGGCAGGAGCCTCAAGGCCGTGATTCCGGGCGGCTCCTCGATGCCGGTGCTGCCGGCCGAGGTGATGATGTCGCTGGACATGGACTACGACTCCATCCAGAAGGCAGGGTCGTTCCTGGGCTCCGGCGCGGTCATCGTGATGGACGACAGCACCTGCATGGTGAAGGCGGCCGAGCGGCTCGCCTATTTCTATTTCGAGGAATCCTGCGGGCAGTGCACGCCCTGCCGCGAGGGCACGGGCTGGTTGTACCGGATCATCCACCGCATCGAGAACGGCCGCGGCCGTCCCGAGGACCTCGACCTTCTGCTGAACCTCGCGGACAACATCCAGGGCCGCACGATCTGCGCGCTCGGCGATGCCGCCGCGATGCCGGTGCGCGCGTTCGTGAAGCAGTTCCGCGCCGAGTTCGAGCACCACATAGAGCACAAGCGCTGCCTGGTCAGGATGGGGGAAGGTTACTCGTCTCCGGGCACGGCACCGCCACAGCCCTCGACGTCCTCGTTGATGGGCAACCTGTCCCCGTGA
- a CDS encoding NADH-quinone oxidoreductase subunit G → MTINLEIDGKSVQVENGATVMEAANRLGTFVPHFCYHKKLSIAANCRMCLVQVEKAPKPLPACATPATEGMKVWTQSDLAIAAQKGVMEFLLINHPLDCPICDQGGECQLQDLAVGYGGSCSRYEEEKRVVVNKNLGPLISTDMTRCIHCTRCVRFGQEIAGVMELGMAGRGEHAEILSFVGRTVDSELSGNMIDLCPVGALTSKPFRFSARTWELARRKSVSPHDGLGSSLVMQVMQDRVMRVVPYENDAINECWLSDRDRFAYEGLNTEDRLTRPMVCKDGAWIETDWPEALEAVAKGLKEAVAKHGPAALGVLLSPTLTLEELALATKLARGLGTGNIDYHFRSLDSRARFAGAPWLGMRIAELGRQQAVLLVGSTIRKEHPLLANRLRQGAKQGLAVNVVHVADDDLLMPVAHRLVARPSGLAMALASIAKAVAETAGKPLEGEVAKATAGVAVTDEARAIAKSLAGRERTAILLGHYAQQHPDFAVLAAIAHEIARLTGAKFGVLAQNANSVGAKLVGAIPGPGGLDTRGMVANPPKAWLVAGFEPERDAALAPAAIAALMQSEFVVALSAWRCWAPEYAHVILPIAPSAETAGTFVNMEGRVQSFHAVVKPRGETRPGWKVLRMLGSMLGLDGFTADTVEAVRAGIAPDLQAWADAGLANDLAPFPISLGLPGTGLERVAEWPLYGTDPQVRRAPSLQRTAEAKAATKARMNAATAIAAGLAPGDRVRVSQGGGEAEFAVAIDPALADGCVRIARGIAASVALGEGPLTLAKVRAESAA, encoded by the coding sequence ATGACGATCAACCTCGAAATCGACGGCAAGTCCGTCCAGGTCGAAAACGGCGCCACGGTGATGGAGGCCGCCAACCGGCTCGGCACCTTCGTGCCGCACTTCTGCTACCACAAGAAGCTGTCCATCGCGGCCAACTGCCGCATGTGCCTCGTGCAGGTGGAGAAGGCGCCCAAGCCGCTGCCGGCCTGCGCGACTCCCGCCACCGAGGGCATGAAGGTGTGGACGCAGTCCGACCTCGCCATCGCCGCCCAGAAGGGCGTGATGGAGTTCCTCCTCATCAACCATCCGCTCGACTGCCCCATCTGCGACCAGGGCGGCGAGTGCCAGCTGCAGGACCTCGCGGTGGGCTACGGCGGCTCGTGCTCGCGCTACGAGGAAGAAAAGCGCGTGGTGGTGAACAAGAACCTGGGCCCGCTCATCTCCACCGACATGACGCGCTGCATCCACTGCACGCGCTGCGTGCGCTTCGGCCAGGAAATCGCGGGGGTCATGGAGCTTGGCATGGCCGGCAGGGGCGAGCACGCCGAGATCCTTTCCTTCGTGGGCCGCACGGTCGATTCCGAGCTTTCCGGAAACATGATCGACCTGTGTCCCGTGGGCGCTCTCACCTCGAAGCCGTTCCGGTTCTCGGCCCGCACCTGGGAGCTCGCCCGCCGCAAGTCGGTGTCGCCGCACGACGGGCTGGGGTCCAGCCTCGTGATGCAGGTGATGCAGGATCGCGTGATGCGCGTCGTTCCGTACGAGAACGACGCCATCAACGAGTGCTGGCTCTCGGACCGCGACCGCTTCGCCTACGAGGGCCTCAACACCGAGGACCGCCTCACCCGCCCGATGGTATGCAAGGACGGCGCCTGGATCGAAACGGACTGGCCGGAGGCGCTGGAAGCCGTCGCGAAGGGCCTGAAGGAGGCGGTCGCGAAACACGGCCCGGCCGCGCTGGGCGTGCTCCTGTCGCCCACGCTCACGCTGGAGGAACTCGCGCTGGCCACGAAGCTCGCGCGCGGGCTCGGCACCGGCAACATCGACTACCACTTCCGGTCGCTCGATTCGCGTGCCCGCTTCGCCGGCGCCCCCTGGCTCGGCATGAGGATCGCCGAGCTGGGCCGCCAGCAGGCGGTCCTCCTCGTGGGCTCCACGATCCGCAAGGAGCACCCGCTCCTGGCCAACCGGCTGCGCCAGGGCGCGAAGCAGGGGCTGGCCGTCAACGTCGTGCATGTGGCGGACGACGACCTCCTCATGCCGGTGGCCCATCGCCTCGTGGCGCGGCCCTCGGGCCTGGCCATGGCGCTCGCCTCGATTGCGAAGGCCGTTGCGGAAACGGCGGGCAAGCCCCTGGAAGGCGAGGTCGCGAAGGCAACCGCCGGCGTCGCGGTGACGGACGAGGCGCGCGCCATCGCGAAGAGCCTGGCCGGGCGCGAGCGCACCGCCATCCTGCTCGGCCACTACGCGCAGCAGCATCCCGACTTCGCCGTGCTCGCCGCCATCGCCCACGAGATCGCCCGCCTCACCGGCGCGAAGTTCGGCGTGCTCGCGCAAAACGCCAACAGCGTCGGCGCGAAGCTCGTCGGCGCCATTCCCGGCCCCGGCGGGCTCGATACCCGTGGCATGGTGGCGAATCCGCCCAAGGCCTGGCTGGTCGCCGGCTTCGAGCCCGAGCGCGACGCGGCCTTGGCGCCCGCGGCGATCGCGGCGCTGATGCAGTCCGAATTCGTCGTCGCGCTTTCCGCGTGGCGCTGCTGGGCGCCCGAGTACGCCCACGTGATCCTGCCCATCGCGCCGTCGGCCGAGACAGCCGGCACGTTCGTGAACATGGAAGGCCGCGTGCAGTCGTTCCATGCGGTCGTGAAGCCGCGGGGCGAGACCCGCCCCGGCTGGAAGGTGCTGCGCATGCTGGGCTCGATGCTCGGGCTCGACGGATTCACGGCCGACACGGTCGAGGCCGTCCGCGCCGGGATCGCGCCGGACCTGCAGGCCTGGGCCGATGCGGGGCTCGCGAACGACCTCGCGCCCTTCCCGATTTCGCTGGGCCTTCCCGGCACGGGCCTCGAGCGCGTGGCCGAATGGCCCCTCTACGGCACCGATCCGCAGGTACGCCGCGCGCCGAGCCTGCAGAGGACCGCCGAGGCGAAAGCGGCCACGAAGGCGCGCATGAACGCGGCGACGGCGATCGCTGCGGGGCTCGCCCCGGGCGACCGGGTTCGCGTGTCGCAAGGCGGGGGCGAGGCCGAGTTCGCGGTGGCGATCGACCCCGCGCTTGCCGACGGTTGCGTTCGCATCGCGCGCGGCATTGCCGCTTCGGTCGCACTGGGCGAGGGCCCCCTCACCCTCGCCAAGGTCCGCGCGGAGAGCGCCGCATGA
- the nuoH gene encoding NADH-quinone oxidoreductase subunit NuoH: protein MTQLIGTVQETIQGWFGPAWGPYAWTFAKSLAGIVAVLVPLLLTVLYYQLVERWVIGWIQVRKGPNRVGWKGVLQPIADAIKLLMKERIVPAGASKGLFVLAPILSVAPALAVWAVVPFAPGWVIANVDAGILVVLAMTSMGVYGIIIAGWASNSKYAFLGAMRSAAQVVSYEIAMGFALVGALMAGRSLNLTEIVMRQDGNWGFLEWFWLPLLPFFVVYFIAGLAETNRLPFDVAEGESELVAGFHVEYSGMTFAVFFLAEYANMILVSTLASLLFVGGWLSPFNFAALHGVPVLGLLAAPGIHWLLAKIAFFMFLFVWVRASFPRYRYDQIMRLGWKVFIPITLVWIVVTGVMMLEPLRSTAPFSIWFGK from the coding sequence ATGACGCAGCTCATCGGCACCGTGCAGGAAACCATCCAGGGCTGGTTCGGCCCGGCGTGGGGACCGTACGCGTGGACGTTCGCGAAGTCGCTCGCGGGCATCGTGGCCGTGCTCGTGCCGCTGCTGCTCACCGTCCTCTACTACCAGCTCGTCGAGCGCTGGGTCATCGGCTGGATCCAGGTGCGCAAGGGCCCGAACCGCGTGGGCTGGAAAGGTGTGCTGCAGCCCATCGCGGACGCGATCAAGCTCCTCATGAAGGAGCGCATCGTTCCCGCGGGCGCCTCCAAGGGGCTGTTCGTCCTGGCGCCGATCCTGTCCGTGGCGCCGGCACTCGCCGTGTGGGCGGTGGTGCCCTTCGCGCCGGGCTGGGTGATCGCGAACGTGGACGCGGGGATCCTCGTGGTGCTGGCGATGACCTCGATGGGCGTTTACGGGATCATCATCGCCGGCTGGGCCTCGAACTCGAAGTACGCGTTCCTGGGCGCCATGCGCTCGGCCGCGCAGGTGGTCTCCTACGAGATCGCGATGGGCTTCGCGCTGGTGGGCGCGCTCATGGCCGGGAGAAGCCTGAACCTCACCGAGATCGTGATGCGCCAGGACGGCAACTGGGGTTTCCTCGAGTGGTTCTGGCTGCCGCTCCTGCCCTTCTTCGTCGTCTATTTCATCGCGGGGCTCGCGGAAACCAACCGCCTTCCCTTCGACGTGGCCGAGGGCGAAAGCGAGCTGGTGGCCGGGTTCCACGTCGAATACTCGGGGATGACCTTCGCGGTCTTCTTCCTGGCCGAGTACGCGAACATGATCCTGGTCTCCACCCTCGCGAGCCTGCTCTTCGTGGGCGGCTGGCTCTCGCCGTTCAATTTCGCCGCCCTGCACGGGGTGCCGGTGCTCGGGCTCCTGGCCGCCCCCGGCATCCACTGGCTGCTCGCGAAGATCGCGTTCTTCATGTTCCTGTTCGTCTGGGTGCGCGCCTCCTTCCCGCGCTACCGCTACGACCAGATCATGCGCCTGGGCTGGAAGGTGTTCATCCCCATCACGCTCGTGTGGATCGTGGTCACCGGCGTCATGATGCTCGAGCCCCTGCGCAGCACCGCGCCCTTCTCCATCTGGTTCGGGAAATGA
- the nuoI gene encoding NADH-quinone oxidoreductase subunit NuoI, translating into MWDRAKEIASSFMLSEFLKGLGLTGRFLFARKVTIYFPEEKTPQSVRFRGLHALRRYPNGEERCIACKLCEAVCPALAITIESEERQDGTRRTTRYDIDLTKCIFCGFCEESCPVDSIVETRILEYHGEARGDLYCTKPVLLATGDRYEAQIAADRAEDARFR; encoded by the coding sequence ATGTGGGATCGCGCGAAGGAAATCGCCTCGAGCTTCATGCTCTCGGAGTTCCTGAAGGGGCTGGGCCTCACGGGGCGCTTCCTCTTCGCGCGCAAGGTCACCATCTACTTCCCCGAGGAGAAGACGCCGCAGAGCGTGCGCTTCCGCGGCCTGCACGCGCTGCGCCGCTACCCCAACGGGGAGGAGCGCTGCATCGCCTGCAAGCTGTGCGAGGCCGTCTGCCCCGCGCTCGCGATCACCATCGAGAGCGAGGAGCGCCAGGACGGCACGCGCCGCACCACCCGCTACGACATCGACCTCACCAAGTGCATCTTCTGCGGCTTCTGCGAGGAGAGCTGCCCGGTGGATTCCATCGTCGAGACGCGCATCCTCGAGTACCACGGCGAGGCCCGGGGCGACCTCTACTGCACCAAGCCCGTGCTGCTCGCAACCGGCGACCGGTACGAGGCGCAAATAGCGGCGGACCGCGCCGAGGATGCAAGATTCCGATGA